TGATGTTTGTGGAAGAAAGCGCAGCACTCTGAGGTCTGGCGAAAACTTCCAGATGGGCAACGCACGTGCCATGACGCTAAGCTAGCTCGCTCGAGGAATCGCGCGACCTAGAGCTTGACCTCCAGCGACGAACTCACCCGCGATCGCGACTACTTACTTCCCCCACTCGACATACAGCTACCGCAGTCATGACGAAAAAGCGCAAGAGATACCCAGATCTGAACCAGAAGCTAGAGGTGAGAAATTCGTAGACAAACTGCATATTTGGCACAGTAGCTGACCTCAGCAGCGACCATGGTGTTACTACTGCGAACGCGACTTCGACGATCTTAAGATTCTCATCTCTCACCAGAAAGCCAAACATTTCAAATGCGATCGCTGCGGACGACGGTTGAACACAGCCGGAGGTACATGAGCCCTCTATCACCATATCCCCTTGGGCGGACTAAGGCTTGATCAACGCATATACTAACACTCACAGGTCTCTCTGTGCATATGAACCAAGTCCACAAGGAAACGCTCACACATGTCGAGAATGCCAATCCGGGTCGACAAGGTCTGGAGCTTGAGATCTTTGGTATGGAGGGTGTACCAGCAGAGATAATCGACCAGCACAACCAGCAGGTCACACAAGCACATTTCGCCGAGGAACAAGAGCGTGCGCGCTTGACAGGAAACCCGATGCGCGGAGCTTATGTGAATGGACAAGCGGCGCCGAACAAGAGGCCGAAGATCAACGAGAGCTTGGAGGAGATTGAGGAGAGAGCGGCCAAATTCAGGGAGGACCGGAAGAATGGTGTACTTCCAACGCCCGTGGAGCCGGCACCTACAGCTGTATGTCTTGGAGCAGGGGAGAATGATCATGTGGGGCTAATCAATTCACAGACACCACCAGTTGTTCAATCACCGTATGGTGTACCGCCCCCAGGCGCACCCGCGGCTTTCCCTCCTGGCGCTGCATTCCCTCCCCAAGCCGTTCCTCAACCCTTTTCACCGGCCAATGGCGGCATCCCTCCACGGCCAGGCAGCATACCGGGCCAGCCTGGAGCGTTACCTCCCCGACCTGGATTCGGTGCACCTCCGCCTGGCGCAATTCCTCCCGGCCAGAACGGCGAAATATTCAATTCTGTTGACGAACTCATCAACCAGGTCACAAAAGCAGCTGCGACAaaggaagagaagaagagcaaAAAGGACAAGAACCAACGACTCATCTTCTCGGACGATTTCATTAGTCCAGAAGAAAAGATGGCTGCCCTGTCCAGGTTCTCCGACTTCATGCGGACGTAGGCGGCGGGAAAAGATGGCGGGACTTTGAATAACGCGTGAATAACCATCACAAATGTCTGCCATTGTCAAGCCTGCTGTAGGGTTCAAATGCTGGGGGTTTTGCCGTTCTATTCGGTGAACTCTAGAAGAAGACAACCAAGCTTGCAAGAAGCTGAGGAACCCCTCACACAGGCCCCTCATCCGGCACAATGAAGCAAAAGAGTAAGCCGCGTCGGAGAATTGAATAGGCGGTGCATGTTAGACAAATTGGGGGTTTCTCCATGTAGCATTACGTAGGAGCGAGCACGTCATGAATTGAACGTTCTTGGAATCCGTGTCTTCTCAAGCGGATACATACATGATGCACGCAGAGTCTCAATCACATGAAGCTAATTGTATCGAAACCATAGCAAACGATTGTTCCTCTTCAAATCAGGGTATCTTGCATTTTGACGCAGCCAAACTATACAATTACATAAAAACGTGATGACGGTGACGAAAGACGCTGTTCTTGGTGTGTAACCAAGACACTCATTATCAATGGTAAAAGCCAGACTCTTcaccttcttcttcctcatcttcctcatACTCTTCACTTTGCTCGTCTTCACTACTGCTGCTGCTACTTTGATCCTCGCTAGCCCGCGCCCACTCTGAACTCTCAGTGAACAAAGACTCGCCGAGGTCGAGGCCGCGGGAGTGCGTCGTAGCCATGATATCAGCCCTGTGTGCCTCGTCTTCTGCACGTGCGCCGTCTTCCTGCTCAGGCATAGGGTCGACTTCACGCAGCAAGGCTTTTTCATCCAGATCTGCAGTGTTATCGCGGCCATGGCTAGTAGCAAAGACGACGGATTTAGCGGTGCTGGGACGTTCGTGCTCATCGGCATGGTGGTGATGTGAGACGGTGCGAGTGGGTTCCTCGATGATGTCGCCGTTCCAGGGCTGGCATTCCTTGACTGTTTCGCCACAGCGGAGACAGGTCCAGCCTTCGCCTTCTTCGTTTGCGATACGTTGGGCGATGCAGGCGAAGCAGTATATGCAACCGCAGGGCATGGCTTCGTAGGGGTTCGTGATGTCTGTAGCTGCGGAGCCTACGACGCCGCCGCCACCGGCCGACGAGGCGAGTATGTCTGCTTCGCTGGCTGTGGTGGGGTTCTGGTCGCGGTAGCAGATGGCGCATGTGCGTTCGGGGAGGAAACCGAGTTCGCCACTGGCTTTTTCTTCGTCGTTGTCCGAGGAGGTGGATTTTGAGCGGccgaggagggagaggatgGTGGATTGAAACTTGCGGAATGTGCGGCTTAGAATGCGACGCCAGCGCGATATGCCGACCAGTgggaggaggaagagaaggaacTCTGTGAAGGCGTGCCACACGAGTTGACGGTTCAAGTACTCGAAACTGACTTCTCGAGATGTCGCATGGGATGTTGGCGTGAGACGTAGGCGGAGGAGTCTGTCGGTGATGGTTCTGTATCTGCCGTCTACTAAGAAGACGAGGAAGCTGGCGAGACCAAACATGTCGTGTGCGCTCCCTGCCAATTCACTGAGTCTACCCAGCATCTTCAACTTGGTCGACTCGGGGCGTGTGTAGTCTTCCGAGGCGGACAGTAGATAGTCTTCCCACTTTGTCCACGCATATCTCCCTCCCACGGTAATGGCACCGTAGGCCACCTTCTGCCACGGTTTCGGTGGCGGGCGATTGGGCGCATTACTCCTCGCGTCGGTATACCGTAGCCCCTGTAGATGGGCGCCATAACTCGCATTCTGGTCCCAAATACTGAGTTTCCACAGGATAGCTCTCAGTACCAGCAGTATCTCGGCCGAGTAGTTGTCTGTAATGTGGGAGCCAAAGTACTTCAAGCCCTCGCCGACCTGGCCCTTGAGTAGACTCAGCAGTTCCTCGTCGAGGAGTTCGGCATCGACCTGGCCGACGCGAAACTCTGGACGTGTACCAGTGCGGCCTTTGATGGCGTCCCAGACGCTGAAGCCCGTTGTTGATATGGTGCTAAAGGGAAAGGGCAGCCGTGACAGGGCGCGTACCGTCCGGGGCACTTCATGCTGGCGGCTCTGTTGTTGCAGGGCGCGTTGGGCGCGGCGGGCGGCTATGCGTTGCTGGGCTGCGGCGAAGTCGGCGGCGGGCATTGGGGCACACTGGTCGTCGCGCGACGATGGGCGTGTTGGAATCGCGACGTGAAGAATAGCGTGATGGAGATGATGGGGTGAATGCGACGGGCCGAGGTTGGCTGGGGATGCCGTCCAGGTACCGTGGCTGCCGACGACTGCATCATCTCCTGATAATTCCTTACATTACCTGGTTAAATACTTTGGTAGCGAGTCTCTCCCTGTTCTTGGTGAAAAAGAAAATAGCTGTGCATATTGATCGACGCATAGTAAGCGCATTACGCAGCTGTCACCCAAACAGCTGCTTCTGTCTCGGGGGTCCGGGCGGTGACGACGTGGGGAGCTGGGGAGTAGTCTGCGATTTTTGTGTTGCATCCTCACCAAAGACAAAAGTAGCCTTCACCCTCACTTTTTACCAATTGACTGTAGCCTGGGTGAGCAGGCCTACCCCTGCTGTTGCTTTGTCTCCGTGAACTGCGTCTTCCTCAATCCCAGGCGAACGTTCCTTCCTCAGACACTCACTCTGGTTGTTGCTGCCCCACTACCGCAACATCCGCATAGTATTCACTCGTAACATGAACGCCGAGTTCAGTGTTGAGGTGCCAGGAGAGGCGAACCCTCTTACAGAAGGCATCTTATTCCACGTCTTGCGTTCGGCTTCCTCGACCGACCAGACTCAAGTGCAGACTGGCACAAAGCAGTTGCAGCACTGGGAGAAGGCCCAAGGTTTCTACCCTCTGCTTCAGGTATGGGTAGCCTAAGGCGCGTATTTTTAATAAAACTAACGCATCTCAGTCTGTGTATCTGGACAAATCGCTCCCTCTAGAAGTTCGCTACCTTGCCGTCATCCAGCTCAAGAATGGCATCGACAAGTACTGGCGCAAGACAGCCACAAAGTACGCGCCCGATACCACTTCACATCCACGATATATACTAATACAGTAACAGTGCCGTGACAAAGGAAGACAAGAACACAATCCGGGCACGTCTGTTAGAGAGCGCTGTCAACGAGGCCGATCACCGTCTGGCGCTACAGAATGCTCTTGTTGTCGCCAAAATAGTGCGCTATGAGTATCCGACTGACTGGTGAGTATAGCTCTACGGCTTAGCAGCAGCTTCTTAACACTATACAGGCCAGGTTTGTTCCAACAACTACTCCAAATCCTTCGCACCGCTGCCGACCCGAGCGCATACCCACTACAGCTCCCCCGAGCCCTCCTTGTTCTACTATACATTGTAAAGGAACTTTCGACTGGAAGGCTCCCACGAACACGACAGAGTCTACAAACAGTGGCTCCTGAGATATTCAACGTCATAGGCACAATCTACGTGAGCAAGGTACAGGCTTGGCAAACCTTCTTCCAACATGGTGGAGACGATGAAGGCGGTGCGCTTGAGAGCATTGACAACAGCTTGCTTGCCATCAAGGCGATCCGCCGGTTAATCATCGCTGGCTATGAGTTTCCAGGCAGAGACAAAGACGTACAGGAGTTCTGGACACTAACCCGCGCTCACTTTGGAGAATTTCTACACTATGTAACGCCAGGAAACTCACCGCTTGCAAATGAGGTCCAAAAGAAAGTTGGAAAGCATCTGATGCAGCTTTCGAAATTACATCTCAACATGGCTACTACTCACCCAGCAGACTTTGTCCTTTTGCCCAACTCGCTAGATCTTGCGCGCGATTACTGGAGTCTTGTCTCCAAAGTAGGCGAGCAATGGGGCTCCACGTCCATAGAAGGCGCCAAAGTCGGTACTGATGGCGATGCTGAAGATGAGGCACCCATACTGGAACGTCTAGCACTCAAAGGTTTACTACTGATTCGTGCCCTTGTGAAGATGGTCTTCTATCCTACTCAGAGCTTCCGTTACAAGCATCAACAAGAAAAGGACGAGAGGAGCAAGGCCATGGACATGATCAAGACAGGCTTCTTTACTGACGACCTTGTCCGTGCAATGACCTCAGCACTCGTCCAACGCTTTTTCGTCTTCCGACCTAGCGATCTCCGCATGTGGGAGGAAGAACCTGATGAGTGGGAGAAGATGGAAGAAGGCGCAGAGGACTGGGAGTTCGCCATTCGACCATGCGCCGAGAAGCTGTTCTTAGACCTCGCAAAGAATTTCAAAGATTTGATCATCCAGCCTCTACTTCAAGTCTTCTATTCTGTCGCGAGTGGGTACTCACAGCCAGTAGCTACTTCTTCAGCTAACATGCCGCAGCCCCGGAAAACGAGGACATCCTCTTCAAAGACTCTGTATACACTGCTATTGGTCTTGCAGCCGACATACTGCACGATCAGGTTGACTTCGACTCGTTCCTCGAGAAGACATTAGTTGTAGAGGCAACGAAACAGACGCCAGGCTTCAACATCATTCGTCGTCGCATCGCAATCATCATTTCGCAATGGATCCCCATCAAGATGGCCAAAGAGAAGAAGCCAATCGCCTACCAAATCTTTCAGCATTTGTTAGATAAGAGCGACCCGATGAACGATCAGGTCGTTCGAATAACGGCAGGACGAAAGTTCCATGCTGTCGCGGATGAATGGGAGTTCCAGGCTGACCTCTTCATGCCGTACTCGCAGATTATGCTTGACAGGTTGATGGCGTTGGTTCAGGAAGTGGAGCTCCCAGAGACGAAGATGGCACTGCTCAACACCATCAGCCTTATCGTCTTAAGGTTGGAGCATCATGTAAGTCGAAGACGCTACTTCGAAGAAGAACTTGACTGACTTGGTGCAGATCACACCGTACGCTAACAGTATCATCGACCTCCTGCCACCTCTATGGGAGCAATCTGGCGAAGAACATCTCATGAAGCAGGCTATTCTCACGATCCTCGCTCGTCTAACGAACGCCATGAAAGCCGACTCGCGGTTATTTCATATTTCTTTCCTTCCCATCATCCAAAGCGCCATCGAGCCCGGTTCAGAAACGCAAGTCTATCTCCTTGAGGATGCATTGGATTTATGGGCATCGATCATTGCACAAACACCATCCGCTCCGGAGCCTACACCTCCAGAGCTGCTGAGTTTACTTCATTACCTCCTCCCACTCTTCAGCATGGACAACGATACTCTTCGCAAAGCCATTGAGATCACAGAAGCATACCTTCTTCTCGCGCCCTCCGCCGTACTCGCCGATGATTTCCGTCCAGCAATCCTCCAGGCGCTCGCGGATCTGCTGGGTAGCCTCAAAGTCGAAGCAAATGGTATTATGACCCATCTTGTACAATGCATTATTCGCGGTGCACAAGGTGTAGGTGGTGAACAAGCAGTCAAGGTACTCACCAGTGATCTCATATCCACCGGTTTCTTAGCAAAGGTTCTCGAAGGACTTCACGGCGCATGGACACACCACCAATCCCACGGACCCTACCGCGAACTTCCCTCCCGCGCCGTCGATGGTGTCGTAGAAACCGACTACTTCACCGTTCTAGCCCGTATCGCTATTGCCTCTCCTACCGTCCTCCTCGAAGCGCTCTCTTCTCTATCAAGCGAGGGCTTAGAAAAGACACTAGACTGGCTGTTGGAAGAATGGTTCAGCCACATCGAGAACATTGGAGACTCACCAAGCAGGAAACTCATGTGCCTTGTTCTGACAAGATTTCTGGAGGGTGGCCAGCCGTGGATGTTGGCGAGATTGCAGTTGTTGATTGGGGTGTGGACGGATGTGCTGGGTGAGCTGTTGGATGGTATGGATGATCGGAGTCAAGAGTATGTGTTTTCTTCTCTTTTCATTTGCTgttttcttcttctgagAGACTACATACTGACAAGTCGATTTCAAAGCTCCCTTTATTGGCCCCCAGAGCCTTACCACCCAACTGAACCCGAAGCTCCAGAGGATCTGCGTAAACGCGAACTCATCTACACAGATCCGGTCCATCAGATCAACCTCGTCGCTTTCATACGCGAGCATCTTCAGCAAGTTATCCAGCAGGTTGGTGGTGAACAGGCGTTCCAAGAGGAGTGGCTGAGTCGTGTGGATAAGGAGGTGTTGAAGGGATTCGGAGAGCTGGGAATCATGTGATGCGTACTGAGATTTGAGGTACGTCTGATGTTAAGACACTGAAGATTGTACGACTAGGATCTATAGCCGGTTGTCGCGCTCCAGAATAAATACACGATGAGATGTGCACCATGAATTAAGTAATCACAGCGAACGATACTTATAATACAAGAGAAATTGATTGTTGCATTGGCGACTGATAGATTACTGAGCCATCTTTGCTAAACCAGAGTTTTTGAACGCAAGAGCAAGAGCGAAAAACACAGTACATGATGATGTGATAGTTTGATAAATTAGACATAAACTCCTTCCCAGAACGGGAAGAGAATTTCAAAAGAAAGCCCAAGAGGTATCATGGCTTGACCAATACTAGCCAAGAAAGCCGTCACACACCCACAGAGAGAGAGAGACACTCCCAAACACCTATTCCGCTGTTGCCCATCAAGGAAAAAACAAGGTATATATTCCCGCCCTGGCTCCCTAAGAATGAGAAAGAAAAAACAACGCCCTGCTGAATGCAACCTTGCTACACTTTGACGAAAACCCCGTTGGGTAAGTGAAGTCCCGTAGCCAGGCAAACGCTTAGTCTTTTGCGACCTCTGTCCGGACTTCGCCGTTTACATTTTCAGTGTCTCGCTCAGCTTGGCCTTCTTCTTTTTCAGCGGCGGGTTTTTCCTTGTCAtcgtcgttgtcgtccaTTTCCACGTCGGCGGTTGGGGCGGAAGTGGGTGCCATTGCGGTGGTTGTCGTGGCCGTGGGGGGGTGATTCAGGTGGGGTTACGACACCAGCGGGGGATTGAGAGCGTGTTGAGCCGGCAGTGGCGGCGGCAGTGGTGGCGGGTGGTACGTCCATGTCGATGTCGCCGTCTTCGTCTGCTTCTTGCTCGCCGGCAGTGGGGGTTTGTGTGCGCGAgtcggcggcggcggatGGCTGGCGGGTGGATACGGCACTCTCGCCATTGAGCTCTTCTAGACCGTCCATCTCGTCGGCCGGGGGCGGCGTGGGGATTGGGGTAGTCGGTGATATGCCGTCTCTTCTTCGTGCCAGGCTGGGCACGTACTCCCAAGCTGTTCTTGTAGTCCTCGTCGTCGCTTGCATCGTACAATTCGCCCTCATGTTCGATTTGCTTATCGCGCTGACGTTGAGTCATTCGGACGTCCTTGTTCTCATCCGCATCGAGAtcgtcatcttcgtcttcggCATCGGAATCCATCATGCGCGTCGCTGCCGCTATAGGGTTGTTCGGGATGTTCGTAAACGCCTCGACCGATGGCTTTCCTGTTCGTCGGATGTTTTCAATGACGGCCGACTTGATCTTGTGCAGGTAATCATGAGAGTTTGCGTTTTCCATATTCGATGGCCGGACATCTAGCTCATAGTCGGGAGCAAAGTATTCGTAGTAGTCGTTGAAGGGCAGCTGCTTTGCCATCTTCTCGCCAACCAACTCTCCTGTTTCGTATGCCCAGGTTCGTGCGACATTCCTCATGGTGTATCCACCACCTCCCAGAACAATAACGGGGACGCCGAAGCTCTTGACGTATTTGACACAATTGGCGTGGCCGTCCATGCTCAAATTGAAGCAACCGAGCCTGTCTCCCGAGAGACTGTCACCACCGCATTGAAGCACAATGGCTTCGGGGCCATAGTAGTCCATGACGGCTTGAATGACAGGCTCAAAGATGTTCCTGTATGTTTCGTCGGTGATGCCGTCTCGCAGGGGAAAGTTGACCGAATAGTTTTTGCCGCTTCCGACACCAATGTCGCGTAGTTCACCAGTACCGGGAAAGTACTCGCCGTACTTGTGGAATGAGACAGTCATGACGCGATCGGTCGTGTAGAAAGCCTCCTCGACGCCGTCTCCGTGATGGACATCAATGTCAATGTAGAGCACGCGCTGCTTGTAGCGAAGCAGCTCGATAATACCCAGAACAATGTCGTTGACATAGCAGAAACCACTGGCCTCGCTCTTCTTTGCGTGATGCAAACCACCGGCCCAGTTGACAGCGACATCACATTTGCCTCGGTTCAGGCGGGCGGCACCTTCCATGGTTCCGCCCGCGCTGATGCCACAGAACTCAAACAGGCCGTCGAAAACAGGACAGTCGTCTCCGACATTGTACTTGCTTTGTTCGCGCGTGAACTGCTCCATGTTGTCTGGTGTCACTTTGTGCAGGAATTCGATGTACTCGTCGGTGTGGAACTGCGTCATCTCGTATTTTGAGGCTGGTTTTGCGCGCTGCGCCTCTATTAGCACAGAAATCTCAAAATACAGTCGCGGTACCTACATAAATTTCCATCTTTGTGTAGAGGCCATAGTTCATAATCAAGCTATGCGCCATGCGTATGCGATGGGGCTTCATGGGATGACCTGCAACATATGCATAGTTCCCTACGTCGGAATCGTAAAAGTAAGCGACTTTCTTTGGCTGCGTGGCGGTGCCGTTGTTGAGAGAGGACGAGCCCGTCGTTGGGGCCATGCCGCCTTCTTCGACCATATCTTTGTTGGCTGCGCACAGCTATGCGACTGGGGAAAGAATACGAGAGCGTGGAGAAGACGGGGCAAAAGGTAGAAATCAATATATGCTCTCGGTGCAAGTATCCGTTGTAGCGAAGGCGACTGTGAGAAAACGAAACTCTGGTATGTGGAGGGGTTGGACCTTGGGCGAGAGATGGCGGGAGCTTTTGGACAAAGACGGTCGAGGGCATTGAGCATAGAGCTGCTGCAAGGGTCCCCTGCCTAGGGCCGGCCCCGGAATAACCGAGGCGCCGCATCTGGCAATCGCGTAGGTACGTGAGAGAGCTCCAGGCCGAGCATCAACAGCTTCATCGCCGAAAACGTCGTCGCCCATACAAACTCAATAACCTTCCCACTCTGCCGGGCCGCTCATTTCTACGACGCGAAAGAAAGCCGAAAACGAACAGCCGTCTACAGCCCGTCACCCCGCCACTATGGACCGATTAAGCAGAATGCTCGCCGCCGCTCAAGGCATGGGCGGTATGGGAGGAGGGCCCCAGGCCGACACCAACCTGATTGATAACTCGGAAACCGTCTACATCTCCTCGCTTGCACTTCTGAAGATGCTACGGCACGGTCGGGCTGGTGTGCCTATGGAAGTCATGGGCCTGATGTTGGGCGAGTTTGTGGATGACTACACGGTGCGAGTGGTGGACGTCTTTGCCATGCCCCAATCGGGTACTGGTGTTTCCGTTGAGGCAGTAGATCCCGTCTTTCAGACCAAGATGATGGATATGCTGCGGCAAACAGGAAGGTACGCAATTGTCGTCTAAACCCCGGATTCGCCCCACGCTCTCATCGACCACATGCTGACAAACACAGGCAAGAGACAGTCGTGGGCTGGTACCACTCACATCCTGGTTTCGGCTGCTGGCTATCGTCGGTCGATATCAACACTCAGCAATCGTTTGAGCAGCTCACACCCCGCGCCGTGGCCGTCGTAGTCGACCCCATCCAATCCGTCAAGGGCAAGGTCGTCATCGATGCCTTCCGCCTCATCAACCCGCAAACTCTCATGATGGGCCACGAGCCCCGTCAAACCACTTCCAACGTCGGTCACCTCAACAAGCCCTCGATCCAAGCCCTCATCCACGGCCTGAACCGCCACTACTACTCCATTGGCATCAACTACCGAAAGACAGCGCTGGAGGAGAACATGCTAATGAACCTCCACAAGCACGTCTGGACAGAGGCCCTGCTCATGGACGACTTCAAGGGCGAGGGCGAGCGGAATACCGACAGGCTGCAGAAGCTAGTCACACTCGCAGAAGGCTATGAGAAGCGCGTAAAAGAGGAGACGGAGTTGACCAAGGACCAACTGAAAACACGATACGTCGGAAAGGTCGACCCAAAGAAGCGTAAGTACAACTTGACTTGCATGACCATGACCTTTACTAACAAATCATCACAGATATTTCGGACGTCGGCCAACAGCTCATCGAAGACAACATCGTCTCCGTCTCACGGCAGATGATCGACAAGGAAGCCTCAGTACCAAAGTCCAACGGTCGGCAAAACGGCCAAGCACACGGCGGCGACGACGAGATGGAGGAGTAAAGAAACAATTGCCTTGGCACAAAGACGCCATGAACAAGCCGGCCACCGGAATATGCCATGTACTATACCAGTAGTAGTAACTCCCCGCGTCAGAAGGAAGGGAGGGAGCCCCAGCGATTTCTCACCTTCAAGGAAAGGCATACGATATAGTAATGCATAGAGTATGAAAGTAACGATATTACCAAAGCTCTGCTTGCTAGGTTCCATGGTTGATGACATGATCATATGCTTTTGCCTGTGACGTAAACATATCGGTCCGGCTAGTATACTGTGCCGCTAGTGATTAAACTCCCGTCTCTTTTTTTTTCAATGTATTGTCCCGTTCATCTGACGCGTCTGGTGACGAAGGTTGGGTGCAAAGGTAGAGCTTGACCCATGTCATAGTTTTTGCCACAGCACTGTGTGCACGATGTCTTTGGCAACTAGAATCTTCTATGCTGTTCTGGTGACGGTTCATCTACATGCTATTGGTAGTTGGATGGATATTTGATACTACGATAGTAACACGTCATCTTCACGTTTGGATCGAGCACACACCGCATGTTTTGAATCTTTCTTTAATACCTCTATTTTAGTTACGTATCTTTTGACGCCGTGACAAGTTCTCATGGCGTTTCACTCTGAGCCTTCTTTCATATGATGAGGGTGTGGGTGTGGGGGATTTAGGGTCGGGACGGGAGGGGGCACATCGCAACAGAGGAAAAGTAAAACAGGTAAAAACAACAGCAAGCAGACAAAACACCTCCCCCCAACCAACCAAAACCCAACACTGCGCCAGATAAAAAAAACTGTTTCCCATGATTTCATGTCTCTTTCTTTCATACGCCAACCATGTGTGCCTAGTTTGCAgacaacaacagcaacaacaacaaaaaaGCGAAAAACGGGAAAAAGGATAATGTATAATCCCGCCACACCTCTTGTAGGAGAGAGACCATTTGGTTTGTGGTATAAAACAGACAACAAATTCACCGCCCGCCAGCCAATGATGCAAAAACCCGGTTTCGTTTTTCTTTCAAACAATGAGGAAATAGGCATTTGGGGACCGAGATACTGTCGTAAACACGGCCGTTTCGTCGcgagagagagagagagagagagagagaggaaGTCGTAACGCCGTTTTGCACATGGGATATTCGGTCAAGGACAATTGCACGAAGAATCCTCTTCCATAAAATATGAAGGAGGCTTTCATGCAATTGCTCGAGGAAAACTCCGACAAGAAAAAGGAGACGGTTGATTTCGCGTCCGTGATCGTGATTGGGGCTAGCTGAGTTGTACATTTGTCAAAGGGCGTATTGTTGTTACATGGTACTCGTCGACGAGTGTTTCATGGGCCATACTTGACCATTTGTGCGTTCTGCTGTAGCAGTATGTTACATCAGCCAGTCTCAAGGTCGCCATGTCCAGCCAGACTAAGGGTGGCCATGTGGTTTACCTGAGCTCTGCTCATGGTGTGATCCGTTTAGGCCTCCTGGGCGGTTCTTCTTCGCATTCTCGTCATCCGAACTCGAATGGCTACTGCTGCCATCTTCGAGATTAATCGTTCCGTCCTTGGATTCCCGGCGGAGCCTATCGGCTT
The sequence above is a segment of the Pyrenophora tritici-repentis strain M4 chromosome 3, whole genome shotgun sequence genome. Coding sequences within it:
- a CDS encoding metal-dependent protease PAD1-JAB1 superfamily, which translates into the protein MDRLSRMLAAAQGMGGMGGGPQADTNLIDNSETVYISSLALLKMLRHGRAGVPMEVMGLMLGEFVDDYTVRVVDVFAMPQSGTGVSVEAVDPVFQTKMMDMLRQTGRQETVVGWYHSHPGFGCWLSSVDINTQQSFEQLTPRAVAVVVDPIQSVKGKVVIDAFRLINPQTLMMGHEPRQTTSNVGHLNKPSIQALIHGLNRHYYSIGINYRKTALEENMLMNLHKHVWTEALLMDDFKGEGERNTDRLQKLVTLAEGYEKRVKEETELTKDQLKTRYVGKVDPKKHISDVGQQLIEDNIVSVSRQMIDKEASVPKSNGRQNGQAHGGDDEMEE